ACACGAGAGATTATTGAAACAGGAAGAAATGGAAACTTCCTATTCGGTCGATACTGGTTTATTCGATTCCGATTTTAAGAATTGGGAATTGGAATTGCTCGCCAAGGACGGAAAGCCTAGAACGATTTCCTTATCCAATATTTCCTCGGAATACCCCTTGCCTGGATGGGGAAAATGGTTCGTAGGGGTGGATATCACCCGTACCAAGGAAGTGGAAAGGGACCTAAAGAGTTCCCTAAAGGAATTATCCGATTTTCAAACTGCGTTGAACGCAGTGTCTATCGTGGCCATCACGGACAGGGCGGGCACGATCATCTATGTGAACCAGAACTTCTGCAATATCAGCGGATATTCTCGGGACGAGCTTCTGGGACAAAACCATCGTATCATCAACTCCGGATACCATACCAAGGAATTCTTCAAGGAACTCTGGAAGAAAATTGCCAAGGAATTCTTCAAGGAACTCTGGAAGAAAATTGCCAAGGGAGAAATTTGGAAGGGGGAGATCAAGAACCAGGCCAAGGACGGAAGATTCTACTGGGTCGATACGACGATTTCTCCGATTCTGGACGAGAAGGGAAAGCCCTACCAATACCTTGCGATTCGTAACGATATTACGGAGAGAAAGGAAACGGAAGAGAAGGCGAGGCACGCCGAGAATAATTTGAAGACTCTCCAGGATCGGATGAGTCCGCATTTTCTATTCAATACATTGAGTATCATTCATTCTTATTTACAGACGAATCCTGAACTGGCCGATTCCGCGATTCTAATGCTTGCGGACAATTATAGATTTCTCACCGATCACGCAAATAAGCAGCTAGTCCCTTTCGATATCGAATGGGAATTCATGGAGAATTATCTCAAATTGCTCAAGCTTCGCTTTTCCGATTTCTTGGACATAGAAGTGGAGAAGAAGGGGGATTTTCGCAAATGCCAATTGCCTCCTCTTACTTTACAGCCGCTTGTAGAGAATTCCTATATCCATGGTTTGAGGGACAAAAAAGGAAAGGGAAAGATCTCCGTAAAAGCGTTCATGGAAGGAACCAAGACCCATATTGTCGTTCGAGACGACGGGGTCGGATTGAAGAACCAAAAACTGCAATCTAGAACCCTTTCCAACATATCGGAGAGGCTGAAATTTTATCTTTACGAATCGGAAGTGAAAATCGAAAATCATCCCGAGGGTGGTGCCGTCGTTACTGTCACCTTCGATAATCCTAAAAACGAAGAATTGGCCGGCCTGATCCGATTATGACCGTAAGCAATAGAGAATGGAAGACCATCATCGTAGAAGACGAGGCTCCCACTCGAGAATTGCTGGTAAACTACTGCCTCTCCCGTTCCGAACTCAAACTTTCCAAAGTAGCCAAAGACGGAGAAGAAGCGTTGGAATTCCTACAGTCCGAGGATTTCGATCTGGCGTTTTTGGACATCAACCTTCCTATTCTTTCCGGTTTGGAAATTCTGGAGAAGCTGGAAAATCCTCCGTACGTGATCTTCATTACCGCCTTGAGAGACAAGGCTATCGATGCTTTCGAGTTGGGAGCCATCGATTATCTACTCAAGCCGTTTTCCAAGGAAAGATTTTTCAAGGCGGTGGATCGTTCCATTCAGTTTTTAGAGAAGAAGGAAAAGACTTCCGGAAACGTGTTCAACGAACACGGACTCTTCATTTTGGAAAAGGAAAATCATTTTTTGATTCCCTACAAGGATATCAATTTCATTTCGTCCCGAGATAATTTCAGCGTCGTGCATACCGAAGAGAGGGAATACGTCACCTATAAGTCCCTCAAAAGCCTTGAGGCAAAACTCCCTCCTTCCAAATTCCTTAGGATATACAAACAGTACATTATAAATTTGGAAAAATTATCCCACTTACAGAGCGATAACATGGGGAACTATTCCGTTTTCCTAAAGGATGAGGACGAGACTCAACTTCCCGTCGGCCGAAAGTATATCTCTAAGATAAAAGAACTCCTTTAAAATCCTGTTTTTAGGACCGTTTTTTCCCTTCAATTCGATTTTGTTTCATTGATCTCTATCAATTGGAATATACATTTTTAGCAATTCCTAGATTCTTAGGAAATCGGATACGGAAGGAAGAATGAGCCAGGAAAGTTCGAATACAGCCAGTTTACAATTCTTAGGGGGAGCCGGAACTGTCACGGGCTCCAAGTATCTTTTGGAAGCTTACGGTAAGAAGATTCTAGTCGACTGCGGTCTTTTCCAAGGAGAAAAGGAATTGCGACTTCTGAACTGGGAAGTTCCTCCTTTCGAATCCTATAGCATCGATACGGTACTTTTGACCCACGGGCATTTGGATCATTGCGGTTATCTACCAAGAATCGTAAAGGAAGGTTTCCAGGGTAAGATTTTAGGAACCGCTCCTTCTCTGGATATCGCAAGTATCGTCCTGAAAGACAGTGCGAGACTACAGGAAGAAGACGCTTCATATGCGAATTCGGGCGGATACTCCAAACACAAGCCCGCATTACCTCTCTACGATTCCAAGGACGCGGATAATGCAATCCAACTCTTTCATTCCGTAGAAATAGGGAGATGGACCTCTCTTCACGATAAAATTCGATTCCGTTTTAGATATGCAGGCCATATTTTGGGTGCCGCATTTATAGAATTGGAAGTGGGA
This sequence is a window from Leptospira wolffii serovar Khorat str. Khorat-H2. Protein-coding genes within it:
- a CDS encoding LytR/AlgR family response regulator transcription factor, with protein sequence MTVSNREWKTIIVEDEAPTRELLVNYCLSRSELKLSKVAKDGEEALEFLQSEDFDLAFLDINLPILSGLEILEKLENPPYVIFITALRDKAIDAFELGAIDYLLKPFSKERFFKAVDRSIQFLEKKEKTSGNVFNEHGLFILEKENHFLIPYKDINFISSRDNFSVVHTEEREYVTYKSLKSLEAKLPPSKFLRIYKQYIINLEKLSHLQSDNMGNYSVFLKDEDETQLPVGRKYISKIKELL
- a CDS encoding PAS domain S-box protein, with protein sequence MGEDKDKDLPHARSSAFSSEIFLGVYKEEISLKEGFSKILSQLYPESKAIAGEIWILDPSGKILKSASRVFGSKVDSEEREIPVSDLMLSVLEAKSEQIVIYSDLEDSDRESFSGYSENVGSIYVSPFSDEDNVLGIFVFYYEGKEPEGSEKFLHSLRIVSRCIGSLVASKMKTASLAESEAKMRNVLENMPIMFLAVDDSFEFVAWNLESERVLGYSKEEVLGTKNFLHERLLKQEEMETSYSVDTGLFDSDFKNWELELLAKDGKPRTISLSNISSEYPLPGWGKWFVGVDITRTKEVERDLKSSLKELSDFQTALNAVSIVAITDRAGTIIYVNQNFCNISGYSRDELLGQNHRIINSGYHTKEFFKELWKKIAKEFFKELWKKIAKGEIWKGEIKNQAKDGRFYWVDTTISPILDEKGKPYQYLAIRNDITERKETEEKARHAENNLKTLQDRMSPHFLFNTLSIIHSYLQTNPELADSAILMLADNYRFLTDHANKQLVPFDIEWEFMENYLKLLKLRFSDFLDIEVEKKGDFRKCQLPPLTLQPLVENSYIHGLRDKKGKGKISVKAFMEGTKTHIVVRDDGVGLKNQKLQSRTLSNISERLKFYLYESEVKIENHPEGGAVVTVTFDNPKNEELAGLIRL